A part of Rhodamnia argentea isolate NSW1041297 chromosome 8, ASM2092103v1, whole genome shotgun sequence genomic DNA contains:
- the LOC115727756 gene encoding putative methylesterase 11, chloroplastic has translation MGNLCALLSPEPVKSKRPATPKPPTPSPPSAIASLSNRWSKLRSSSSRKDNLDDRSIQEQALAAAIILQHRRQNGKSTPVDRSASLRHTSPSGLKKQGLPRSCSSRARSVTDPLVQPHQLVNQDVKLDELETHHFVLVHGGGFGAWCWYKTIALLEEGGFKVTPIDLTGSGFNSFSTSEVTSLSQYVKPLTDHLEKLANDEKVILVGHDFGGTCISYAMELFPSKITKAVFIAAAMLRNGQSTLDMWSQQLGSNDLMQKAQIFLYANGKDQPPTAIDLDKSLLSDLLFNQSPAKDVALAAVSMRPIPFKPVLEKLSLSDVNYGSVRRFYIETPEDNAISIELQENMIKLNPPERVFRLKGADHSPFFSKPQALHKMLVEISKIYPLDQVLQKDGLG, from the exons ATGGGGAATCTCTGCGCGCTGCTCTCGCCCGAACCGGTGAAGAGCAAAAGACCCGCAACGCCGAAACCCCCGACACCCTCACCGCCTTCCGCGATCGCGAGCTTGAGCAACCGGTGGTCGAAACTCCGGTCATCGTCGTCGCGCAAGGACAATCTCGACGATCGCTCGATTCAAGAGCAGGCTCTCGCCGCCGCGATCATCCTTCAGCACCGCCGTCAGAACGGGAAATCCACGCCCGTCGATCGCTCCGCTTCGCTCCGGCACACGAGCCCGAGCGGCCTCAAGAAGCAGGGCTTGCCCAGGAGCTGCAGCTCGCGGGCCAGGTCGGTCACTGATCCTCTGGTGCAGCCTCACCAGCTCGTTAATCAG GATGTAAAGCTTGATGAATTGGAAACCCATCATTTTGTCCTTGTGCATGGCGGTGGCTTTGGTGCTTGGTGTTGGTATAAAACTATAGCACTGCTTGAAGAAGGCGGTTTCAAAGTTACACCGATAGACTTAACTGGATCTGGGTTTAATTCCTTTAGTACCAGTGAGGTCACAAGTCTCTCGCAGTATGTCAAGCCCCTAACCGACCATCTTGAAAAGCTGGCCAATGATGAGAAA GTGATTCTTGTGGGCCATGATTTTGGTGGCACATGCATATCTTATGCAATGGAGCTATTTCCTTCTAAAATCACAAAAGCTGTTTTTATTGCTGCTGCGATGCTGAGGAATGGTCAAAGTACTCTTGATATGTGGTCTCAACAG TTAGGGTCAAACGATTTAATGCAAAAGGCTCAGATATTTTTGTACGCCAATGGGAAGGACCAACCTCCAACTGCTATTGATCTAGACAAGTCTCTTTTGAGCGACTTGCTATTCAACCAATCTCCTGCTAAG GATGTAGCGCTGGCAGCTGTTTCCATGAGACCAATCCCCTTCAAACCTGTTCTTGAGAAGCTCTCACTTTCAGATGTGAACTATGGGTCAGTGAGGCGGTTTTACATAGAAACTCCAGAAGACAATGCTATATCTATTGAATTACAGGAAAATATGATCAAATTAAACCCTCCAGAACGCGTCTTTCGTCTAAAAGGTGCTGACCACTCACCTTTCTTCTCGAAGCCTCAAGCATTACACAAGATGTTAGTGGAGATCTCCAAGATTTATCCCCTTGACCAAGTCTTACAGAAAGATGGCCTAGGGTGA
- the LOC115727758 gene encoding protein SPIRAL1-like 2 — protein MGRGVSSGGGQSSLGYLFGSGEPANNNPPKSAKSEGNAESSKPPPPENGPTPAPQAVDGRTPAGTPGNLTNNYFRADGQNCGNFITDRPSTKVHAAPGGGSQLDYLFGNGGN, from the exons ATGGGTCGTGGAGTTAGCAGCGGCGGTGGTCAGAGTTCTTTGGGCTACCTATTTGGAAGTGGAGAGCCTGCCAACAATAATCCCCCAAAATCTGCCAAAAGTGAGGGAAACGCTGAGAGCAGCAAGCCACCACCACCAGAGAACGGTCCAACTCCAGCTCCTCAAGCAGTTGATGGCCGCACTCCAGCAGGCACCCCAGGGAACTTGACCAACAACTACTTTCGTGCTGATGGGCAGAACTGTGGCAACTTCATCACT GATCGGCCCTCAACCAAGGTTCACGCTGCTCCTGGTGGGGGTTCTCAACTCGATTACCTCTTTGGCAACGGAGGGAACTGA